ACTCTATCATAGAAACATAAATCTCTTACGGTAAATTCCAACCATTCGTCTTGATACTTTTCAACCATATTTCGTGGAATAGGTTCTTTAATAAGTTGTATAGGAATTTGTTTAATTTCATTTTCTCTAATGATAGAGATTGTTATTTCCTGGTCAATAGAAAAACTTCGAACTCTTTCCTTCCATTCTTCGTAATCATCTACTTTGTTAGCATGAAATTTTTCATTTTCAATTTCTTTAATAACATCTCCTACTTTTAACTCCTCTAATCCTTTTTCTTTTATGGGATAAATACGGGTTATTATAAATCCACCTTCTTCTAAATTCTTTTTTTTCGCCATTTCCTTTGTAAGGACCTGAACTTCAACACCTATCCAGGGTTTGCTGGCTTCTCTAATCGGTTCTATAGTTCGAGATGCCCCAATTTTTACCATTGAGTAAATTCTATTATGATTTCTTTCTGCTACTACAAGAACTTCCTCTTTTTTTTCTTCTATAAGTGAATGCGTTTTCTTTTCTAAATCTTCTAATGAGGATATCTTTTCATTTTCAATTTCTAATATGAGATCTCCAGTTTGTAAGGATGGCTTTGCCTCTGCTGAACAGCCCCCCATCCGTAGAGATGTAATAAGAACACCATTGGTATTGTCCCTATTTCGATTAAGAGCAAAAAACCAGTTAAGATTTTTGGCGGTAAAACCCCATTCTTTGAACTCTTTTTCTTCTGTTTGTGGAAAATCGTATAAAACAGGAGTAACAGGAATATCCAAATTAACGGAATCCCGAATAATAGAAAAGTTCACAGGTTTATCGGTTGGGAGTGAACATAAAATATTATTAATTAATGGAATTTGTTCCATATACTTGACATTAATAGGTTTATTATCTATCTGTATTAAAATATCTCCTGTTTTTATACCCGATTTATCAGCAGGAGAGCCAGGATACACATATCGAATAAGTGAGCCTTTCTCTATTTTTTCTGCTTCTGTAATAGGTTGTATTTCAAGTCCTATCCATGTTCTATTTACTTTGCCACTTTGTATAATATCATTTACCACTTTTTTTACTAAGTTGGAAGGAATGGCTCCACCAAGAGCATATTTAATTTCATTTATACCCACAATTTCTCCCTGAAGATTAACAAGAGGACCACCCGAACTACCGGGACTGATTTCAGCATTATGTCCTAACCAACATACCAAACTTCCGATATTTTCGCCTTCTTCCGAAAACATTTCAAAACTATTTAGTTTATAAGGTAATATCATTCGTTGGTTGCTAATAATACCCAAAGTAACAGACGGGTTTAAGGCCATGGGAGAACCCATCGCCAAAACATAATCACCCACTTTTATATCATCTGAGTTTCCAAAAGTTCCAAAAACAAAATTTTGAGGCTTATCCGTAATAATTTTTAGGACGCTAATATCTGTCAGGGCATCTGTTCCTATCAGTTTTAATGGATAGTTATTTAAATTTGCAAAGGTGCAATCTGCAAAATATGCCTTGCCTGCTACATGATGATTTGTCACAACATAACCATCATTAGAAATAACTACTCCACTACCATATTTTTCCTGTTTTAATTCCCTTCCTTCTGAGTAATATTTCTCAACAACATGTATCCGAACCAGTGCAGGTTGTAGTTTATCTACCGTTCGAATAATAGTATCTTGAATTTGTTCGGGAAAAGTTCCTATATTAGATGGAGATGTATTTTTTTCTTCACACACTACTGGAATAATAGGAGATAATAGGAAAAGAAACAGAAGAATAATTTTTGTAAAGAGGTGCATATTTTGTCTTTCTAATTATAAAAAATAGGAATTGTATTTTTAGGTTGTTTATAATATGAAACTTATATGATATATAGAAATATATTAACCTGTATATTTTATATTAAAAATCCACATTAAGGAAAGTAATTATTATAATGAAAAATTTAGTGCAAATTGATTCTTTACATATTTTCTTTATAATTGTTAGTGGTATGTTTGGTGCGGTATTTGGTAGTTTTTGCAATGTTTGTATTTACAGATTTCCCCGGGGAGAATCTATAATAAAGCCCGCATCTCATTGTCCTAAATGCCAGAACCCTATTGCCTGGTATGATAATATTCCACTGATTAGTTGGATTATTTTATTAGGAAAATGCAGACATTGTAAAGAAAATATTAGCATACAATATCCACTTATTGAATTAATTACGGCTTTATTATTTGTAATTGTGTATTTAAAGTTTCGATTTTCTCTGGCTACCGTTATTTATTCCTTTCTTAGTGCGGGTTTAGTAATTGTTATCGTTCAAGATTTGCAAACATGGACAATTCCAGATGAGATAACTTTAACAGGAATATTAGTAGGTATTGGGGTGTCCGTATTAGGTATGTTTTTCCCGGAACAGGGATTACGAATTCAAAATCCTTTGGAATCAATAGATGGCGTGGCTCTTGGGGCTTTGCTTATTTGTCTAATGGATTTGATTGTTATTTTATTAATGAGAAAACCAGGAATGGGATTTGGTGATGTAAAACTGTTAAGTATGTTAGGGGCATTTTTAGGATGGCGGGGTGTTTTAGGAAGTTTAATGATTGGTTCTATGGTGGGAAGCATAATAGGATTTTTTGTTATATTGTATTATCGTTATATAAAGAAGATAGAAGAAGGGGAAGAAGGAACGGAAAAGGATGATGCTAATTTCTACCCTATTGACCCTATTGCGAGTATTTTTTTAGGAATATCTTCCATTTATTTGACAATAAGATTGTTATTCTCCCTAAATCAAAATGTATCCACAACAATTCCCAATGAAATTATACGGGGATTCTCTTATTTAGTTATTGCTTTTATGGTATTTTCACTTTTCATAGCCCTTATATCTGTTTTTATATGGAGAAGACAGACTACTACAGACACGAAAACCAATTTGGACATCAATGAAGAAGAAATGGAAATAACTTTAAAGGCTCATTATATTCCTTTTGGTCCTTATCTTTCTTTGGGAGGTTTCATTTTTCTATTATTCGGTCCAGAATTAATTTCTAAATATTTACAAATTCTTGCTATCACACAACAATAATAGAATACCTATGAAAAAAATGTATAATGGAAATGAGATAAATCGTTATTTTATTTTTGATGAAGGGTATTTTCCAAAGCCGTGGGGAAATTTTTATTTCAAAGAGAAACTAAATAAAAACATATTAAGTAATGAACCTATTGGCGAAGCATGGTTAATTTCGGATAGGGAAGAGTATCAGAGTTCTATTATCCATGGACCCTTAAAAGGTAAAAAAATCAATGAAGTAATAAACACATTTCCAGAATTTATTTTTGGAACAGATAAAACAAGTCCTTTCCCCAAAAAATTTCCTTTATTATTAAAATTGATAGATGCTAATGAATTATTATCTGTGCAAGTTCACCCCGATGACCCAACAGCACTGAAATTAGGGGAGCAGGACTCAGGCAAAACAGAAATGTGGTATATTCTTGACGCAAAACCTAATAGTTTTTTATATATCGGACTTAAAAAAAATGTAAAAAAAGAACATCTGATAAAAGAAATAAATCATCATAGAGATATTGATAAATTACTGAATAAGATTTATGTAAAACCGGGTGAACATTATTTAATTCCAGCAGGAACGGTTCATGCAATTGGTCCTGGTATTTTATTAGCGGAAATCCAGCAAAATAGTAATGTTACATATCGATTATTTGATTGGAATCGGGTAGATACTAACGGGAAACCAAGATTATTACATATTGAAAAAGGAATGGAATCAATTCAAGAAGAAACTATATTGCTTAAAGCAAAGAAAGTAGAGAAAAAACATACTTTTGGAATTGAAAGATATTTATGCTCTTGTCCTTATTTTATAGCAAAATATTGGGAAATAGAAAAAGAATGTAAAATATGGGATAATAATTTCAGTTTTCATATAGTATTATCACTAAGTGCTTCATATATAAATATTTATGATGAAAATATAAAGTTAAACAAGGGAGAAGCCTTATTAATACCTGCAAAGTCATGTAGTAGTGTTGTAATTAAAGAGGGTATATTATTAGATTATTATCAAATATAAATGTTCCATTACGGAACATTCTATTCTATTTAAGGGATTCCTATTATCATATATCCAAATCTTATGGAAGAAATAACGAAAGAAATAAGGTTAATTAATGAATGCCTGAACGGAAATGTTGAGGCATTTCGGGATTTAGTTATGACATACCAAACAGCGGTATATGCAACAGCCTTTTACTATGTTAAAAATTCAAACATAGCAAAGGAGATTGTTCAGGAAGCATTCATTAATGCCTACAAAAATCTTCATCAACTCCGTGATTTAACAAAATTTGGAAGTTGGTTAAAAGAAATTACAACTCGTATTTCATTTCAATATATACAAAAGAAAAAAGAAATTGGCAATGATAGGGTTGAAGGAAAAATTATACCGATAAGTTCCGAAAAGTTAGATGGAAAGAATCCTTCTCTATCATTTGAAGAAATAAAATTTGCTATACAACAATTACCTGAGAGATACAGACTTCCTGTAGTATTAAAATTCTTAGAAGGAATGAATTACGAAGAAATCAGCAGGTTTACAGGAGAATCTCCGGGAGAAATAAAAGGGATACTACAAAGAGCGGTAAAACAATTACAGAAAATATTTGATAATATAGATGGAGAATCTAAACAATGGCAAGATGTTCACAAATAGAACCTGAGTTGCAGGCATATCTTGATGGTGAATTAAGTAGAGCCAAAGAATTAATTGTGGAAGAGCATTTATCTGCCTGTTCGCAATGTAAACATGAATTTGAAGTATTGAGGAAAAGTAATGCTCATTTGTATGAATCGCTCAGTCCTTATAAGTTAAACGAGTCGTTAGATGAACAAATCATGAAAAAACTTCCAGAAATAGATATTAACTTCAATCAAACCCACCAAATTACATTACGAGTAAAACATCAGGATGAAAGCCCATATTCATTTTCTAATATATTTCCTTATCTTGCTTTAACAGCAATGACTATTCTTGGTGTTTTTATATTTGTTAGCTGGCCATATCGAGATATTTCAGACTCGGAAAGAATTGGGGTAGCCATTAACTTAGAAGGTAACAGTTCTATAATAAACAAAGATATAAATAATATAATGAAAAAAGATAATTTAGCCTCTATAAAAATGGATAATTATATAGAAACAAAAGAAAATTCTATAGTTTATTCATATTTAAAAGGCAATTCTGTTTTGAAATTAGCCGGAAATACAAGGATAAAAATTATAGATGAGCGAACCGTAAATTTAGAAAAGGGGAAAGTTTGGTTTGATATTGGCAAAGATAAAAAGGTATTTCGAGTAAATACACCACAAGGGGTTGTAACCGTGTTTGGTACAGAGTTCCAAGTAGAAGTAGATTCTTCACAGATATTAACAACAGTTCATAGGGGGGAGGTCACGGTGGAAACAGCCAACCAATTTGTTGTCCTTAGACAAAACCAACAAGTTTTGTTGAAAAATAATACATTTGCTTCGGAAATAAAGAATTGCGATGCGGAAAAAATAATTTCATGGGCA
This sequence is a window from Candidatus Hydrogenedens sp.. Protein-coding genes within it:
- a CDS encoding FecR domain-containing protein, which gives rise to MARCSQIEPELQAYLDGELSRAKELIVEEHLSACSQCKHEFEVLRKSNAHLYESLSPYKLNESLDEQIMKKLPEIDINFNQTHQITLRVKHQDESPYSFSNIFPYLALTAMTILGVFIFVSWPYRDISDSERIGVAINLEGNSSIINKDINNIMKKDNLASIKMDNYIETKENSIVYSYLKGNSVLKLAGNTRIKIIDERTVNLEKGKVWFDIGKDKKVFRVNTPQGVVTVFGTEFQVEVDSSQILTTVHRGEVTVETANQFVVLRQNQQVLLKNNTFASEIKNCDAEKIISWAKEIEPSERILQKVSAYFGTQKPLPITTPASQVFVVPIQKKEISSLELFWDKQKSINSNFTIYASDDELKPLFRFKLTNNLLESFDGAITIPIPTDVSLRDVKLLHIEIISDDLDDSSLMPFTRVFAKN
- a CDS encoding RNA polymerase sigma factor, producing the protein MEEITKEIRLINECLNGNVEAFRDLVMTYQTAVYATAFYYVKNSNIAKEIVQEAFINAYKNLHQLRDLTKFGSWLKEITTRISFQYIQKKKEIGNDRVEGKIIPISSEKLDGKNPSLSFEEIKFAIQQLPERYRLPVVLKFLEGMNYEEISRFTGESPGEIKGILQRAVKQLQKIFDNIDGESKQWQDVHK
- a CDS encoding PDZ domain-containing protein, with amino-acid sequence MHLFTKIILLFLFLLSPIIPVVCEEKNTSPSNIGTFPEQIQDTIIRTVDKLQPALVRIHVVEKYYSEGRELKQEKYGSGVVISNDGYVVTNHHVAGKAYFADCTFANLNNYPLKLIGTDALTDISVLKIITDKPQNFVFGTFGNSDDIKVGDYVLAMGSPMALNPSVTLGIISNQRMILPYKLNSFEMFSEEGENIGSLVCWLGHNAEISPGSSGGPLVNLQGEIVGINEIKYALGGAIPSNLVKKVVNDIIQSGKVNRTWIGLEIQPITEAEKIEKGSLIRYVYPGSPADKSGIKTGDILIQIDNKPINVKYMEQIPLINNILCSLPTDKPVNFSIIRDSVNLDIPVTPVLYDFPQTEEKEFKEWGFTAKNLNWFFALNRNRDNTNGVLITSLRMGGCSAEAKPSLQTGDLILEIENEKISSLEDLEKKTHSLIEEKKEEVLVVAERNHNRIYSMVKIGASRTIEPIREASKPWIGVEVQVLTKEMAKKKNLEEGGFIITRIYPIKEKGLEELKVGDVIKEIENEKFHANKVDDYEEWKERVRSFSIDQEITISIIRENEIKQIPIQLIKEPIPRNMVEKYQDEWLEFTVRDLCFYDRVDMNLKEDTKGVFIEQVISGGWASLAKLEQGDIILSIQNDPIENVQDFKETLNSIKEQNINHFVFEIQRGIQKYFVKIEIK
- a CDS encoding prepilin peptidase, which produces MKNLVQIDSLHIFFIIVSGMFGAVFGSFCNVCIYRFPRGESIIKPASHCPKCQNPIAWYDNIPLISWIILLGKCRHCKENISIQYPLIELITALLFVIVYLKFRFSLATVIYSFLSAGLVIVIVQDLQTWTIPDEITLTGILVGIGVSVLGMFFPEQGLRIQNPLESIDGVALGALLICLMDLIVILLMRKPGMGFGDVKLLSMLGAFLGWRGVLGSLMIGSMVGSIIGFFVILYYRYIKKIEEGEEGTEKDDANFYPIDPIASIFLGISSIYLTIRLLFSLNQNVSTTIPNEIIRGFSYLVIAFMVFSLFIALISVFIWRRQTTTDTKTNLDINEEEMEITLKAHYIPFGPYLSLGGFIFLLFGPELISKYLQILAITQQ
- a CDS encoding class I mannose-6-phosphate isomerase is translated as MKKMYNGNEINRYFIFDEGYFPKPWGNFYFKEKLNKNILSNEPIGEAWLISDREEYQSSIIHGPLKGKKINEVINTFPEFIFGTDKTSPFPKKFPLLLKLIDANELLSVQVHPDDPTALKLGEQDSGKTEMWYILDAKPNSFLYIGLKKNVKKEHLIKEINHHRDIDKLLNKIYVKPGEHYLIPAGTVHAIGPGILLAEIQQNSNVTYRLFDWNRVDTNGKPRLLHIEKGMESIQEETILLKAKKVEKKHTFGIERYLCSCPYFIAKYWEIEKECKIWDNNFSFHIVLSLSASYINIYDENIKLNKGEALLIPAKSCSSVVIKEGILLDYYQI